In Streptomyces sp. RFCAC02, the following proteins share a genomic window:
- the ispG gene encoding flavodoxin-dependent (E)-4-hydroxy-3-methylbut-2-enyl-diphosphate synthase, with protein MPPTDLGMPPAPAPRRRVSRQLRVGSVPVGGDAPVSVQSMTTTVTADVNATLQQIAELTAAGCQIVRVAVPSQDDAAALPAIAAKSAVPVVADIHFQPKYVFAAIDAGCAAVRVNPGNIRRFDDKVRDIARAAAGAGVPIRIGVNAGSLDPRLLARHGSATPEALVESALWECSLFEEHGFTDIKISVKHHDPVTVVAAYRRLAAACDYPLHLGVTEAGPLMQGTIKSAVAFGQLLGDGIGDTIRVSLSAPPVEEVKVGIGILESLGLRTRRLEIVSCPSCGRAQVDVYSLTDRVTAALEDFPYPLRVAVMGCVVNGPGEAREADIGVASGNGKGQIFVKGRVVATVPEHRIVDALVEEALRLAESGEDESG; from the coding sequence ATGCCTCCCACCGACCTCGGTATGCCCCCCGCTCCCGCGCCCCGCCGCCGTGTCAGCCGTCAGCTCAGGGTCGGCAGCGTGCCGGTGGGCGGCGACGCGCCGGTGAGCGTGCAGTCGATGACCACGACCGTCACCGCCGATGTGAACGCCACCCTCCAGCAGATCGCCGAACTGACCGCCGCGGGATGCCAGATCGTACGGGTCGCCGTGCCGTCGCAGGACGACGCGGCCGCGCTGCCCGCGATCGCGGCGAAGTCCGCCGTCCCGGTCGTCGCCGACATCCACTTCCAGCCGAAGTACGTCTTCGCCGCCATCGACGCCGGCTGCGCCGCCGTCCGCGTCAACCCGGGCAACATCCGGCGGTTCGACGACAAGGTCCGCGACATCGCGCGCGCCGCCGCCGGCGCCGGGGTGCCCATCCGGATCGGGGTCAACGCGGGCTCGCTCGACCCGCGGCTGCTGGCCCGGCACGGCAGTGCGACACCGGAGGCCCTGGTGGAGTCGGCGCTGTGGGAGTGCTCGCTGTTCGAGGAGCACGGCTTCACCGACATCAAGATCAGCGTCAAGCACCACGACCCGGTCACGGTCGTCGCCGCCTACCGCCGCCTCGCCGCCGCCTGCGACTACCCGCTGCACCTCGGCGTCACCGAGGCCGGGCCGCTGATGCAGGGGACCATCAAGTCGGCCGTCGCCTTCGGGCAACTGCTCGGCGACGGGATCGGGGACACGATCCGGGTGTCGCTGTCGGCGCCGCCCGTCGAGGAGGTCAAGGTCGGCATCGGCATCCTGGAGTCGCTGGGTCTGCGGACCCGCAGGCTGGAGATCGTCTCCTGCCCCTCCTGCGGGCGGGCGCAGGTGGACGTCTACTCGCTCACCGACCGCGTCACGGCGGCGCTGGAGGACTTCCCGTACCCGCTCCGGGTCGCCGTCATGGGGTGCGTCGTCAACGGTCCGGGGGAGGCGCGGGAGGCGGACATCGGCGTCGCGTCCGGGAACGGCAAGGGGCAGATCTTCGTGAAGGGCCGGGTGGTGGCGACCGTACCGGAGCACCGGATCGTGGACGCGCTGGTCGAGGAGGCGCTGCGGCTGGCGGAGAGCGGGGAGGACGAGTCCGGCTGA
- a CDS encoding terpene synthase family protein, producing MGNQAAGRIPDLDEFLGMRLLSSGGEPTFAMLELASGLEVPAREMESPAVRALTEMAICVAALDNDRQSFRREVLRGHTGQNIYTVLVRRHGQSLSEAAVSASALRDLVFHRFLRLMARVRPRGSVELRSYLDGLRHGIRGNAEWGQMVPRYLSRGRLPDPLDDSAGFQWADRPADPAAAPPRVPTIAWWWDDDLC from the coding sequence ATCGGCAACCAGGCGGCGGGCCGCATCCCCGACCTGGACGAGTTCCTCGGGATGCGGCTGCTGTCCTCCGGGGGTGAGCCGACGTTCGCCATGCTGGAGCTGGCCTCGGGCCTGGAGGTGCCGGCCCGGGAGATGGAGAGTCCCGCCGTCCGCGCGCTCACCGAGATGGCGATCTGCGTCGCCGCCCTCGACAACGACCGCCAGTCCTTCCGCCGGGAGGTCCTGCGCGGGCACACCGGCCAGAACATCTACACGGTGCTCGTCAGGCGGCACGGCCAGTCGCTCTCCGAGGCGGCGGTTTCGGCGTCGGCGCTCCGCGACCTGGTGTTCCACCGCTTCCTGCGGCTCATGGCCCGGGTCAGGCCGCGCGGCAGCGTGGAGCTGCGCAGTTACCTCGACGGGCTGCGCCACGGCATCCGCGGCAACGCGGAGTGGGGCCAGATGGTGCCGCGCTACCTGAGCCGGGGCCGTCTGCCCGACCCGCTCGACGACTCCGCCGGCTTCCAGTGGGCCGACCGCCCGGCCGACCCGGCCGCGGCACCGCCCCGCGTCCCCACGATCGCCTGGTGGTGGGACGACGACCTGTGCTGA